In Candidatus Neomarinimicrobiota bacterium, the genomic stretch AATATTGGATAGTTGGCTTAGATGTCGTGCGTGGTGCTGGCCCAAATGACCAACCCCAATAACGCCAATACTGATTGTGTTCGGATTCGGCATGATTTCAGGTTATAAGTTTCTAAAGTTACGCTTAATCTAGGGTAATAAATTAATCCCGAATTTCCTTGCATTTAGTGAGTAAATACTATCAATTTTCACCGAACAAATTCGAGGTATGTTCTTATCAAATCTTTAAAAAATAGTCTAACACTGGTTGAGACAACCGATGTCTGAAAATATACGATCTGGGATAGGATTCCTATTTCCCTTTGGTGGATTAATTGGGTTTGTATTATCTATTTTCGCCGAGCAATATGTTATTGGGATAATCTTTGTGGTCGTGGGAGTTTTAGGCTGGTTTATTTACATGGCAGTAATGAACACTCCCAATCCACCTGAAACTGGTAATATTATGATTTTATCCGGTGCTCTTATATCACTTGGGGTGTTCCTGACTTATGGATTATCAAAAAATATGTTTGGCGGGATAGAATTCAGACCCGAAGGTATTATCATGTCTCTAATCATTTTGTTTTTTACATTGTTATTTGGAATGGTATTTAAACGAACAATTCCATCTGAAAACACCGCACCTTCTTTAACAGACAAAGAAGCCGCTCTTGTTCGTAACGCTCTTGATGAAGACGATGCCGATAATACAAAGGTAATTATTGTAAAACAGGATGATGCAGAAAAGGGATCAGAAGAAACCAATGAGTGGGACTATCAAAACTATAATCCCTATATGTATGCTTATCCTCCCGAATACTATGATGATGAAAATTATGATTACGACGATTATGAAGAATAAATCTTTTTACTATAACAAATATTGAAAAGAGGTGGGTCGCCCGCCTTTTTTATTTTCTAAACGACTTTGTCATGCTCAAAACAATATGAGTGCTTCCAACAAAACTTTTATGTTGTACAAGAGTTGAACGAACAAAAAGAAAAAATGATAATGGGTATAAAATATGAAACCACCATTCCGATATCCTCCCCATAAAAAAAACACCATCAAGAATAACCATTATCATAAACACTATTGTTGTTAACATAGTTGGTGGATACAATGAACGCTTTAACCCAAGCATTTCTTTAATAAATTGATCGCCTAACTCTGGTTGCGACTCTGAATATTCTCGCACATTTACACCGGTACCAACAAAAAAGAACATTACAAGTGTTTGTCCAGCGAGAAAAACTAGGCTTACGAAAATGTCTAAAGTGATGTGTTGATGAGCCAAAAAGTGAAGATAATGATTCATTCCTATAGCAATCAGCCCAAACCCAGAAATCCCAAGTAAAATGTATGATAACACCATGAAAAACCACATACAATCAACTTAAACGTTAAAATGAAAAAAAATACAATCACCATCTTGAACTACATAATTTTTACCTTGTAGCTGAATCTGCCCCGCCTCTTTTACGGCTTTTTCCGATCCAAGTTGGTCTAATTTAGCATAGGGAAACACCTCGGCTTTTATAAATCCTCGTTCAAAATCAGTGTGAATTTCTGCTGCAGCTTTTGGGGCTGTGGTGTTGTTTTTTATTGTCCAAGATCTTACCTCTTCTGGACCACCTGTAAAAAAGGTCTCTAATCCAAGCAATCTAAAACCGGCGTGAATAAGTTTATTTAACCCTTGTTCGAATAAATTATATTCATTTAGAAATAGATGTTTTTCCTCTTCTTGTAAAGATGCAATTTCTTGTTCTAGAGCCCCACAAAGTCTAATGGAAAGATTATTTTCTTTACTCGCAAAATCAAAAAGCGACTGACAAAGAGGCCCTCGAGTTTCATGCATTATTTCATTCTCATCAACATTAGCCACATAAAGAATAGGTTTTTGGGTTAACAAATGAAGTGAATGAATAAGTGAAACATTGTCTTCGTCAACTGGGAAAGTCCGAGCCCTATGACCATTGTTACAATGAGAAAGAAGTGCATTCAAAATAACTAATTCTTTGTTGGATTTTTCATTGCTTCTTGCAGCTTTTTCTGTAACTCGGATTCGTTTATCAAGCGATTCTATATCAGCAATTAGCAATTCTGTCTCGATGAGTTCAGCGTCTCGAACCGGGTCTAGTGATCCTTCTACATGAACAGTATTGTCGTCTTCAAAGCACCTCACTACATGAATAATAGCTGCTACTTGTCTTATTTGACCTAAAAATTGATTTCCAAGCCCCTCTCCTCTACTGGCACCCCGAACCAACCCAGCGATATCTGTAAATTCTACTGTAGCGGGAGTTACCTTTTTTGGTCGATAAATTTCGCTTAATCGATTTAGTCTTGAATCCGGGAGAGGTACAACTCCTACATGCGGATCTATAGTACAAAATGGATAATTTTCTGCTGGGACAGATGATTGGGTTAATGCATTAAAAATAGTTGATTTACCAACATTTGGCAGTCCTATGATTCCGCAACGCAAAGACATGATCTAATAATTATTAAGAAAAAATATAAGTGAATTAAAACGGGTCAAGACCCGGATCCATACCGGTATCCCACACTAATTTTTCGAACAACCCAACTTGCAGATCTTTTGCAAAATATATTGCCTCGTCTTTTACGTGTAACACAGCATCCCCCCAAGCCATAAATGTCGGTTTTTGTATGAATTTTTTAATATCAATTTGGTAAGTAATTGTATCGTGGTATGGTCTCACCTGACCTTTAAATTTTACTTCTTTAACGCCAAGAGCGCGTCCCCTGCCTTTCCCGCCGGCCCAAGTAAGGAAAAAACCAACCAACTGCCAAAAGCCATCCAAACCGAGGCAACCCGGCATTACAGGGTCGTTTTTAAAATGACAATCAAAAAACCACTGTTTTGGATCAATATCTAATTCTGCAGTGATTTTGCCTTTACCATAATTTCCACCATCATTAGAAATGTGAGTAATTCGATCTATCATCAGCATTGGAGGTGTGGGGAGTTTCCCATTTTTTGATCCAAACATAGCTCCAGAGCCAATTTCAAAAAGATCTTTTTTGGTGTATGATGATTTTATGTTCATTTATTTCCTTTCACAAAGTGTAGAATTTACACAGCAGGTATGATTTTGGCGTTACTCTTTTGCAAGGACAAAAAGCATGACTAAATTATAGATTAATACAAGGAGGCATATATGTCAGATTGGGTACTAATTCTTGGATGTTCTACCGGGCACGGTGGCGCTACTGCAAAGCGACTTGCAGAAGATGGCTATGGAATCATAGGATTTCATTTTGATCGTGGAGACGTAAAAAAAGAAGCAGAAGCAGCGCGCGAAGCTATTGGAAAAATTAATGGTGGTAGAGTTCATTTTTGGAATACCAACGCAGCAGATTCAGATACGATGGACGAATACATTCCGAAGATTAAGGAAATCACCGGAGGCAAGCCCCTGAAGTTGATGCTACACTCTATCGCGTTTGGAACCACTACCAATTTTTTCGGTGAAAAACCAGTCACTCAAAAGCAAATGGATATGACCGTTCATATTATGGGGAACTCGATGTTATACTGGACGCAAAAATTGTTTGATGAAAAACTACTTGGGCAAGGATCTCGAGTTTTGGGATTAACCAGCGAGGGGAATTATGTTGCGATGGATGGGTATGGTCCAGTAAGTGTTGCAAAAGTAGCGATGGAGGCAATTATTAGACAAATTGGCTGGGAGCTGGGCGAGCACGGGATTACTGCCAATGCAGTTCAGGCGGGCGTAACGCCAACTCGCGCTTTAACTAAAATTACTCAGAATTGGGAAGCTTGGGTTGAAAATACAAAAAAGCGGAACCCCATGGGTCGCACGACAACTCCTGAGGATATTGCTAAAACTATATCAATGCTTCTACAGCCGGAAGCCAACTTTATTAACTGCTCCATTATATATTGTGATGGTGGCGAACACCGCTCGGGTTCTTTTTAAACTTTTGTACAAAAACCAAGAAAAAGTTTTGGATCAAGAGGCTGCGGAATTTAGGAATGAGTTAGATCGGCGAGAAAAAACCACTATTTAGAGGCGAGCATGTTGGTATTGTGCTTCCCATTTTTTGGAACGATGATTTATCCATAAATTAATCCGGATGCATAAAATCAAATGACATTCATCCAATATTTACAGCAAGTTGACTTCCCCTTTGTGGTGCACCTTATGCGCGGCATTACACATTTAGGCGATGAAGTATTTTATATTCTTGTATTGCCTATTGCATACTGGTGTTGGAGAAAGGATGCTGCAGTACCGCTTGCTTTATTATTGATTTCTACCCTTGTGTTAAATGTGGTACTTAAAGAATACTGGAGTATTTTGCGACCAAACGAGTCAATCCGATTAATTGAAGCAACGGGATTTAGTTTTCCTTCTGGGCACGCTCAAGCGCCGATGGTTTTGTGGGGCTATATTGCATGGATGACAAAATCTTACCGATGGCCTGCCCTAATTATTTTCCTTATTGGAATATCACGCGTATATCTTGGAGTTCATTTTATCCAGGATGTAATCGCAGGGTGGCTTATTGGATTTACAACGCTATATCTTGGAATTCAGATTCAAAAAAGGATTGAATTCCGTAAGATTCAATTTGAGCCAATTCCCATGGCAT encodes the following:
- the fabA gene encoding bifunctional 3-hydroxydecanoyl-ACP dehydratase/trans-2-decenoyl-ACP isomerase, with the translated sequence MNIKSSYTKKDLFEIGSGAMFGSKNGKLPTPPMLMIDRITHISNDGGNYGKGKITAELDIDPKQWFFDCHFKNDPVMPGCLGLDGFWQLVGFFLTWAGGKGRGRALGVKEVKFKGQVRPYHDTITYQIDIKKFIQKPTFMAWGDAVLHVKDEAIYFAKDLQVGLFEKLVWDTGMDPGLDPF
- a CDS encoding SDR family oxidoreductase, producing the protein MSDWVLILGCSTGHGGATAKRLAEDGYGIIGFHFDRGDVKKEAEAAREAIGKINGGRVHFWNTNAADSDTMDEYIPKIKEITGGKPLKLMLHSIAFGTTTNFFGEKPVTQKQMDMTVHIMGNSMLYWTQKLFDEKLLGQGSRVLGLTSEGNYVAMDGYGPVSVAKVAMEAIIRQIGWELGEHGITANAVQAGVTPTRALTKITQNWEAWVENTKKRNPMGRTTTPEDIAKTISMLLQPEANFINCSIIYCDGGEHRSGSF
- the ychF gene encoding redox-regulated ATPase YchF, translating into MSLRCGIIGLPNVGKSTIFNALTQSSVPAENYPFCTIDPHVGVVPLPDSRLNRLSEIYRPKKVTPATVEFTDIAGLVRGASRGEGLGNQFLGQIRQVAAIIHVVRCFEDDNTVHVEGSLDPVRDAELIETELLIADIESLDKRIRVTEKAARSNEKSNKELVILNALLSHCNNGHRARTFPVDEDNVSLIHSLHLLTQKPILYVANVDENEIMHETRGPLCQSLFDFASKENNLSIRLCGALEQEIASLQEEEKHLFLNEYNLFEQGLNKLIHAGFRLLGLETFFTGGPEEVRSWTIKNNTTAPKAAAEIHTDFERGFIKAEVFPYAKLDQLGSEKAVKEAGQIQLQGKNYVVQDGDCIFFHFNV
- a CDS encoding phosphatase PAP2 family protein, whose product is MTFIQYLQQVDFPFVVHLMRGITHLGDEVFYILVLPIAYWCWRKDAAVPLALLLISTLVLNVVLKEYWSILRPNESIRLIEATGFSFPSGHAQAPMVLWGYIAWMTKSYRWPALIIFLIGISRVYLGVHFIQDVIAGWLIGFTTLYLGIQIQKRIEFRKIQFEPIPMALICGFLGVLIPTVFYHELTVKGGGLMAGALSGLFLEKSWGNFRMSTILWKQIAKAIIGMAVAVVLYSGFKFTFPATDLFNWVMFLCIGLWIGLGAPWTFSRLRI